From Choristoneura fumiferana chromosome 7, NRCan_CFum_1, whole genome shotgun sequence, the proteins below share one genomic window:
- the LOC141429803 gene encoding uncharacterized protein (The sequence of the model RefSeq protein was modified relative to this genomic sequence to represent the inferred CDS: added 264 bases not found in genome assembly): protein MRSRKVKVKGNGIKTVIVNMPEVAKALGRPATYPTKYFGCELGAQTQFDHKNERFIVNGSHDSAKLQDLLDGFIRKFVLCPECDNPETELIVSTKRNTISQGCKACGYHGTLDFSHKLNTFILKNPPAQDPSTQGSSLTEGNRGKRSKRSGPGANGNHDADNNDAKPEEAAPAPAPVKARREKKLADDDDDGTWTVDVSEAAVRARMQDLTEGAKSMTLNEDLEKNEKQRMDLFYAFLKQKHAAGDVAQPKVAAELLHEAERLEVKSKAPLVLFEVLVRPAALAGDVRKYRALLLRFTRGDLRAQRAALTALDALCALDQALLPKVAGALKVRDQYCALLARVTRGDLRAQRAALTALDALCALDQALLPKVAGALKVRDQYCALLARVTRGDLRAQRAALTALDALCALDQALLPKVAGALKVRDQYCALLARVTRGDLRAQRAALTALDALCALDQALLPKVAGALKVRDQYCALLARVTRGDLRAQRAALTALDALCALDQALLPKVAGALKVRDQYCALLARVTRGDLRAQRAALTALDALCALDQALLPKVAGALKVRDQYCALLARVTRGDLRAQRAALTALDALCALDQALLPKVAGALKVRDQYCALLARVTRGDLRAQRAALTALDALCALDQALLPKVAGALKVRDQYCALLARVTRGDLRAQRAALTALDALCALDQALLPKVAGALKVRDQYCALLARVTRGDLRAQRAALTALDALCALDQALLPKVAGALKVRDQYCALLARVTRGDLRAQRAALTALDALCALDQALLPKVAGALKVRDQYCALLARVTRGDLRAQRAALTALDALCALDQALLPKVAGALKVRDQYCALLARVTRGDLRAQRAALTALDALCALDQALLPKVAGALKVRDQYCALLARVTRGDLRAQRAALTALDALCALDQALLPKVAGALKVRDQYCALLARVTRGDLRAQRAALTALDALCALDQALLPKVAGALKVRDQYCALLARVTRGDLRAQRAALTALDALCALDQALLPKVAGALKVRDQYCALLARVT, encoded by the exons ATGCGCTCCCGTAAGGTCAAGGTCAAGGGCAACGGCATCAAGACCGTCATCGTCAACATGCCCGAGGTCGCCAAGGCGCTCGGCCGCCCCGCCACCT ACCCGACGAAGTACTTCGGGTGCGAGCTGGGCGCGCAGACGCAGTTCGACCACAAGAACGAACGATTCATCGTCAACGGCTCGCACGACTCCGCCAAGCTTCAGGACCTGCTGGATGG TTTCATCCGCAAGTTCGTGCTGTGTCCGGAGTGTGACAACCCCGAGACTGAGCTCATCGTGTCCACTAAGAGGAACACCATCTCTCAG GGCTGCAAAGCGTGCGGCTACCACGGCACGCTGGACTTCTCGCACAAGCTCAACACCTTCATACTGAAGAACCCGCCCGCACAGGATCCTAGCACGCAG GGGTCGTCGCTGACGGAAGGCAACCGCGGCAAGCGCTCCAAGCGGTCCGGGCCCGGCGCCAACGGGAACCACGATGCTGACAACAACGACGCCAAGCCC GAGGAGGCGGcacctgcgccggcgccggtgAAGGCGCGCCGCGAGAAGAAGCTCgccgacgacgacgacgacggcACCTGGACCGTCGACGTGAGCGAGGCCGCCGTGCGCGCGCGCATGCAAG tcACGCGCGGGGacctgcgcgcgcagcgggccgcCCTCACCGCGCTGGACGCGCTCTGCGCGCTGGACCAGGCGCTGCTGCCCAAGGTGGCCGGCGCGCTCAAGGTACGTGACCAATActgcgcgctgctggcgcgggtcACGCGCGGGGacctgcgcgcgcagcgggccgcCCTCACCGCGCTGGACGCGCTCTGCGCGCTGGACCAGGCGCTGCTGCCCAAGGTGGCCGGCGCGCTCAAGGTACGTGACCAATActgcgcgctgctggcgcgggtcACGCGCGGGGacctgcgcgcgcagcgggccgcCCTCACCGCGCTGGACGCGCTCTGCGCGCTGGACCAGGCGCTGCTGCCCAAGGTGGCCGGCGCGCTCAAGGTACGTGACCAATActgcgcgctgctggcgcgggtcACGCGCGGGGacctgcgcgcgcagcgggccgcCCTCACCGCGCTGGACGCGCTCTGCGCGCTGGACCAGGCGCTGCTGCCCAAGGTGGCCGGCGCGCTCAAGGTACGTGACCAATActgcgcgctgctggcgcgggtcACGCGCGGGGacctgcgcgcgcagcgggccgcCCTCACCGCGCTGGACGCGCTCTGCGCGCTGGACCAGGCGCTGCTGCCCAAGGTGGCCGGCGCGCTCAAGGTACGTGACCAATActgcgcgctgctggcgcgggtcACGCGCGGGGacctgcgcgcgcagcgggccgcCCTCACCGCGCTGGACGCGCTCTGCGCGCTGGACCAGGCGCTGCTGCCCAAGGTGGCCGGCGCGCTCAAGGTACGTGACCAATActgcgcgctgctggcgcgggtcACGCGCGGGGacctgcgcgcgcagcgggccgcCCTCACCGCGCTGGACGCGCTCTGCGCGCTGGACCAGGCGCTGCTGCCCAAGGTGGCCGGCGCGCTCAAGGTACGTGACCAATActgcgcgctgctggcgcgggtcACGCGCGGGGacctgcgcgcgcagcgggccgcCCTCACCGCGCTGGACGCGCTCTGCGCGCTGGACCAGGCGCTGCTGCCCAAGGTGGCCGGCGCGCTCAAGGTACGTGACCAATActgcgcgctgctggcgcgggtcACGCGCGGGGacctgcgcgcgcagcgggccgcCCTCACCGCGCTGGACGCGCTCTGCGCGCTGGACCAGGCGCTGCTGCCCAAGGTGGCCGGCGCGCTCAAGGTACGTGACCAATActgcgcgctgctggcgcgggtcACGCGCGGGGacctgcgcgcgcagcgggccgcCCTCACCGCGCTGGACGCGCTCTGCGCGCTGGACCAGGCGCTGCTGCCCAAGGTGGCCGGCGCGCTCAAGGTACGTGACCAATActgcgcgctgctggcgcgggtcACGCGCGGGGacctgcgcgcgcagcgggccgcCCTCACCGCGCTGGACGCGCTCTGCGCGCTGGACCAGGCGCTGCTGCCCAAGGTGGCCGGCGCGCTCAAGGTACGTGACCAATActgcgcgctgctggcgcgggtcACGCGCGGGGacctgcgcgcgcagcgggccgcCCTCACCGCGCTGGACGCGCTCTGCGCGCTGGACCAGGCGCTGCTGCCCAAGGTGGCCGGCGCGCTCAAGGTACGTGACCAATActgcgcgctgctggcgcgggtcACGCGCGGGGacctgcgcgcgcagcgggccgcCCTCACCGCGCTGGACGCGCTCTGCGCGCTGGACCAGGCGCTGCTGCCCAAGGTGGCCGGCGCGCTCAAGGTACGTGACCAATActgcgcgctgctggcgcgggtcACGCGCGGGGacctgcgcgcgcagcgggccgcCCTCACCGCGCTGGACGCGCTCTGCGCGCTGGACCAGGCGCTGCTGCCCAAGGTGGCCGGCGCGCTCAAGGTACGTGACCAATActgcgcgctgctggcgcgggtcACGCGCGGGGacctgcgcgcgcagcgggccgcCCTCACCGCGCTGGACGCGCTCTGCGCGCTGGACCAGGCGCTGCTGCCCAAGGTGGCCGGCGCGCTCAAGGTACGTGACCAATActgcgcgctgctggcgcgggtcACGCGCGGGGacctgcgcgcgcagcgggccgcCCTCACCGCGCTGGACGCGCTCTGCGCGCTGGACCAGGCGCTGCTGCCCAAGGTGGCCGGCGCGCTCAAGGTACGTGACCAATActgcgcgctgctggcgcgggtcACG
- the LOC141429945 gene encoding uncharacterized protein, producing the protein RDLRAQRAALTALDALCALDQALLPKVAGALKVRDQYCALLARVTRGDLRAQRAALTALDALCALDQALLPKVAGALKVRDQYCALLARVTRGDLRAQRAALTALDALCALDQALLPKVAGALKVRDQYCALLARVTRGDLRAQRAALTALDALCALDQALLPKVAGALKVRDQYCALLARVTRGDLRAQRAALTALDALCALDQALLPKVAGALKVRDQYCALLARVTRGDLRAQRAALTALDALCALDQALLPKVAGALKVRDQYCALLARVTRGDLRAQRAALTALDALCALDQALLPKVAGALKLLYDLDIVEEKAIVEWFHKPSRKTLSREVMADVRRRAQPFLDWLQQAEEDDSSDSAEELEIEYDDRAKATPIKAMAAAPAPRRPAEDDGENDVDIDAI; encoded by the exons CGGGacctgcgcgcgcagcgggccgcCCTCACCGCGCTGGACGCGCTCTGCGCGCTGGACCAGGCGCTGCTGCCCAAGGTGGCCGGCGCGCTCAAGGTACGTGACCAATActgcgcgctgctggcgcgggtcACGCGCGGGGacctgcgcgcgcagcgggccgcCCTCACCGCGCTGGACGCGCTCTGCGCGCTGGACCAGGCGCTGCTGCCCAAGGTGGCCGGCGCGCTCAAGGTACGTGACCAATActgcgcgctgctggcgcgggtcACGCGCGGGGacctgcgcgcgcagcgggccgcCCTCACCGCGCTGGACGCGCTCTGCGCGCTGGACCAGGCGCTGCTGCCCAAGGTGGCCGGCGCGCTCAAGGTACGTGACCAATActgcgcgctgctggcgcgggtcACGCGCGGGGacctgcgcgcgcagcgggccgcCCTCACCGCGCTGGACGCGCTCTGCGCGCTGGACCAGGCGCTGCTGCCCAAGGTGGCCGGCGCGCTCAAGGTACGTGACCAATActgcgcgctgctggcgcgggtcACGCGCGGGGacctgcgcgcgcagcgggccgcCCTCACCGCGCTGGACGCGCTCTGCGCGCTGGACCAGGCGCTGCTGCCCAAGGTGGCCGGCGCGCTCAAGGTACGTGACCAATActgcgcgctgctggcgcgggtcACGCGCGGGGacctgcgcgcgcagcgggccgcCCTCACCGCGCTGGACGCGCTCTGCGCGCTGGACCAGGCGCTGCTGCCCAAGGTGGCCGGCGCGCTCAAGGTACGTGACCAATActgcgcgctgctggcgcgggtcACGCGCGGGGacctgcgcgcgcagcgggccgcCCTCACCGCGCTGGACGCGCTCTGCGCGCTGGACCAGGCGCTGCTGCCCAAGGTGGCCGGCGCGCTCAAG CTGCTGTACGACCTGGACATAGTGGAGGAGAAGGCGATAGTGGAGTGGTTCCACAAGCCGTCGCGCAAGACGCTCAGTCGGGAGGTCATGGCGGACGTGCGCCGCCGCGCGCAGCCCTTCCTCGACTGGCTGCAGCAGGCTGAGGAGGACGACAGCAGCGACAGCGCCGAGGAGCTCGAG ATCGAGTACGACGACCGCGCCAAGGCGACTCCCATCAAGGCGATggcggccgcgcccgcgccgcgccgccccgcCGAGGACGACGGCGAAAACGACGTCGACATCGACGCCATATAG
- the LOC141429806 gene encoding eukaryotic translation initiation factor 5-like isoform X2, which translates to MGTLNVNRNVADAFYRYKMPRICAKVEGKGNGIKTVIVNMPEVAKALGRPATCEYPP; encoded by the coding sequence ATGGGGACTCTGAACGTGAACCGCAACGTGGCGGACGCGTTCTACCGCTACAAGATGCCGCGCATCTGCGCCAAGGTCGAGGGAAAGGGCAACGGCATCAAGACCGTCATCGTCAACATGCCCGAGGTCGCCAAGGCGCTCGGCCGCCCCGCCACCTGTGAGTACCCACCATAA